The DNA segment TTTATTGTTTGAGGAATCCGGCGAACCTGGCGGTTCGCGACCTTAATTTTTTTACTGATAGAAAGAAGTACTTTGCGATCCTTGCGTTTAAATAAATTCAGAATTGACGCTGAATTCAAAATATAAACGATTTTATAATCTTTTCTTTATTTTTGTGAAAACTACACCACGTGAAACTCCTTGACCAAATTTCAAAATATATAAAGCCAGACGATGTTACCGAAGATTTTCTTAGGAACGAAACGCAAACCAAAACTTTTGCAAAAGGTGAATTATTAAGCCATCAAAATACCTACAACCGAAATGTCTATTACATGGAAGAAGGTTTAGCGAGAACGTATTATTTTGAAAAAGGAAAGGATATTACCACCAATTTTTATTCAGAAGGAAAATCATTCGGCAGCATCGACACGATTTTCGCCAGTGTTCCTTCCATTTATAATATCGAAACTTTGGAGGAAAGTACCATAACTTTTTGTGATTACAAAAAGTTAGAAGAATTGTGTTCCGTATCTTTAACTTCTGCGAATTTCAGTCGGTTTATTTTGGGGAACTTAATGACACAGATGACCAAACGGATAAGTTCTCTACAACACATGACGGCGAAGGAGAAATACGCTCAGCTTTTGGAAGAAAATCCAAACATCATTCTGCGTGCTCCGTTGGGAATGATTGCCACTTTTTTGGGTATTTCTCAGGAAACGCTCAGCAGAATTCGAAGCGAAATTTAAAATGTTAATATCTGCGTAAATAATTCTATTTTTGTTATTTAATACTAAATTATGCAAGACGTATTTAATGCTCAGGAAGCGCAGCACTTTATTGACCGTATAAATAAGCTTACCCCATTCGCAATACCGGCTTGGGGGAAAATGACTGTAGACCAGATGCTGGCACATTGCAATGTGACCTACGAAATGGTATATGAACCGCAAAAGCATAAAGCGCCAGGTGGAATTGCAAAATTTATTTTGAAAAAATTTGTAAAGCCGAAGGTTGTTGGTGAAAAAGGTTATTCTAAAAATTCTCCGACCGCACCTCAGTTTTTAATAAAGGAAAGACAGGATTATATCTTGGAAAAAAAACGGCTTATTGGTTTTATTCAAAAAACGCAACAGTTAGGTCGAGAAGCATTTGACGGAAAAGAATCCTTCTCTTTTGGGAAACTGAAAGCCCAAGAATGGAATAATATGTTTGCAAAACACTTGAATCACCACCTGGAACAATTCGGCGTTTAAAGAATAAAATAGGAAAACACAAAACAAGATTTATGAAAAAACTTACCTTTATCTTTTTGCTCATAAGCAGTTTTGCTTTCTCGCAGATGCCCAATATTTCCAGTGTTTGGATGAACAATTCTCAACCTTATTTGGGAAGCATTAGTTCTGAGAAAATACCGATGAAGGTGAAAATTAATATCTCTGAACAAGATAAAAAAAATGATCAGGAATATTTTCTTTCCGGTTTTACTTTGGTAGGAAACACCAATACCAAATTCGAAGGAAAGTTGAAAATTACCAAATACAAAGCCGGAAAGAAAAGAAATACCGTTTTCGGCGAATATGAACTCGTCGAAGAAAATAAAGGAAAACATTCTGGGATATTGAAAGGGAAATTTGTCTATACTTTTATTTGGAATAAGAAAACAGAGAAAATTGAATAGCAGTTCATTCAATTTTTTGGAAACTGGAATAGTTATGATGGAGCTATGACCTACCAAACCAACTGGAGAAATTAATAATTTAAATATAAAATAATGGCAACAGTAAATCCTTATCTAATGTTTGATGGAAAATGCAAAGAAGCATTTGATTTTTATAAAGATGCTTTCGGAAAAGACTTTGCAGATATTAATTTTTTTGGTGATATGCCGCCACAGGAAGACATGCCGCCTTTATCGGAAGCGCAAAAAGGAATGGTCATGCATGTAAGATTAGAAATCTCGGCAGAAACCATATTGTTTGGAAGTGATATTTTCCCTGGAACACCTGGCTTTAAACATGGCGATAATTATGCAGTTTCGCTCAATGCAGATTCTCGCGAAGAAGCTACTAATTTATTTACCAAATTATCCGAGGGTGGAACGGTAACAATGCCTTTAGTTGATACCTTTTGGGGCGCTTATTTTGGGATGTGGAAAGATAAATTCGGTATCGATTGGATGGTGAATTATGACGATCCAGCGAAAGTTCAGGCAGATTAATTTTAGGAGCAACAATAATTTCGGTTTGTGTAAAAACCAGTCGTCTCGTTTTAGATACGAGGCGCACTTTGTTTGCTTAATTCTTTAGATTATCTGAAATTAATATTTAGAATAAAATTTAGTTTTTCTTTTTAAAAATGATCGCAATGAAATTTACTTTAGAACAAATCACCGAAACTCAAACAAAAAGTAGAAATATATTTCCGGTATTAATTCAGCAATTTAAAATATTGGGAGTTGATCAATTTATCACTTTTGTTTCCGATGGACATACCGATTATTTTGATGATGAAAAAGAAAAAATTACTTCAGAAGGTTCACAAGATCTTGTAATTTCTGATAATACCAATGCAGGAAAATTCATCGAGCGATTAAAATTACATCAAAATGGTGAAACTGATTATGCAAGTTTTTGTAATGACTGCGCAGAAAATGGGATTGACAATTGGATTGTAGATTTGCAAAAAATGACTTGCACGTATTATGACAAAAGCGGAAACGAAACACTAGTGGAAAAAGTACCTAATATTTCTCTTTAATACAAAATGAAAAACCCTTTCAGTCTTTTAAAGATTGAAAGGGTTTTTTAAATAAATTGGATAAATTTAGATATTTACATTCTCCAGAATAATTGCATAACCTTGTCCGACCCCAATACACATCGTAGCCAAGGCATATTTCTTTCCAGTCTTTTGAAGTTCTAAAGCAGCAGAGTAAGTGATTCTGGTTCCACTCATTCCAAGTGGATGACCGAGCGCAATTGCGCCACCATTTACGTTGACTCTCGCATCATTATTTGCGAGTCCGAGTTCTTTTAAACACGCAATACTTTGAGAAGCAAAAGCTTCATTCAGTTCGATAATGTCGATTTGATCCAAGGTTAAGTTTGCTCTTTTCAAAGCTAATTTAGTAGCTTCAACCGGACCGATTCCCATAATTCTAGGCTCAACTCCAACTACCGCAGAACTCAATATTTTAGCCATTGGCTTTAAATTGTAATTTTTCACCGCATCATCAGAAGCAACGATTACAGCAGCTGCACCGTCATTTAATCCAGAAGCATTTCCGGCAGTTACGGTTCCGTTTTCTTTAATGAAAGCGGCTCTTAATTTTCCTAAAATTTCTAAAGTGGAAGTAGGTTTGATGAACTCATCTTTATTGATTACTACCGCTTCACCTTTTCTTTGTGGGATTTTGATGTCAGATATTTCTTCTGCCAATCTCCCTGATTCCTGGGCTTTCGTGGCTTTCATTTGAGAATGTAAAGCAAACTCATCTTGTTCTTCCCGAGAGATTTTATACAGTTCAGCAAGATTTTCAGCGGTTTTTCCCATGGCATCGATTCCGTAGGTTTTTTCCATTTGAGGATTGATAAATCGCCACCCAAAACTTGAATCATACATTTTTTGATCGGTTGCAAATCCGCTTTCCGATTTCGAGATTACGTAAGGTCCACGTGACATTCCTTCAACTCCGCCGGAAATAAATAAATCTCCTTCACCTGAACGAATAGCTCGCATTGCCTGTACAATGGAACTCATTCCAGATGCACACAGTCTATTCACTGTTTCACCGGGAACATTAATAGGAATTCCGGCAAGAAGCAAAGCCATTCTCGCAATATTACGATTGTCTTCACCCGCTTGGTTTGCGCAACCAATGATCACATCATCAATTTTATCTAAAGGTAAATCTGGATTTTTTTCAATTAAGCTTTTAAGGACAGAAGCCATTAAATCATCCGTTCTCACTGCAGCCAAACTTCCTTTAAAATTTCCGATTGCGGAACGGGTTCCGTCGATAATATATGCGTTGTTCATTTTTAAGATTTTAATGAGCGTAAATTTAAGAAAATAAAAAAGACTCTTATAATAGTAAGTTTTTACTTGTTTGTTTCTCACAAAATAATCAAATCGTTAGTTGATAAGCAGAAATAAAACTTGATTATGTATTGAATATCCTATTGGAATTTAATTTTTAATGTATACCGTTTTCAATCATGTTGCAAATTTTAAACGCAATCCCGATAGCCACCGGCACGCAAAGATTTAATTACAAAAATGCTGTTTTACAGGCTTTTTTGAGTTTTGCAAAGGCATTTCATTAAGCAAAGTTCGCAGAGAAAATACAGTAATGATGATTTGAGAATATACCATTTAATTTTCTCTTAAAATTCGAGAATATGTTTTCTGGATGCGAAATTATTTTAAACTCATTTCCTTTCAAAAAATTGACTTTCTTTGATTGAAATTTAATTTTAAGAGTAATTTTTACCGGTTCGGCCGATTCTTTGCTGTGATGCTCCTTTTTTGCACAGGTTTAAATAGCAAAAGTTTCAATAAATTCTTCTTGGTAAATAATTGAATGTTTTATAAAATAAAATACAGACAACTTATTCATTACTCGCTAATTGCATGCGCTTTATGTATTCAATTAATCATTGCAATATTTATGTATAATGAATATTTTAATGGGAAAAAGTTAGATGTAATTGAGCATAAACTTCAGGAAACGCGGGTTCTGAAAAGCTTAATGGAGGATTCGCGGCAAGATCTTTTGAGTGCGCAAAATAATCTGCAAAAATATGTTTTTGATAATAAGAAGCAACATTTGGAGGCTTACTTCGAGTCTTTAAGGAATTTGAATAAAAATTTAGATAGTATCAGTGCTTACAAAAATATAAATCCTTCCCTAAAAAATTTCATCGACTCAAGAAAGGATGAATTGTCAAAACTTCCCGATCTCGAAAAAACGATCGGTTCTGTTTATAAGGAATTTAAAAAACCAGTAACAAAGAAAGTTCCTTTTAAAATAAAAGATTTCAAAGTCAAAAGTATTTCTAAAAAACAAGATACCAAAATTGAATATAGTTTAGACAGTGTTGAAAAAAAGAGTCTGGTTTCCAGATTGAAAGATGCTGTTAATAATGATGTAAAAGTTCAGCGTGAGGTACTGGTGATTTCGACTAAATCTGGTGATTCCGTCAATACCAAGAAAATCAACAAAGATATCGACAGTATCATCACAGGTGTAAATAATCATTATGCAAATGAAATAAAGAAATACGAATCTGGTCTTGATCAGTCACAGACCAAGAATAACAATTTGTATCGTATTTATGATGAGCTTATTGTTTACAGTAATAATTGGATGGGAATTTACAATATTGCCATAAGTGATTTCAGCAATGATCTAGAAAAACAATTCTATGAACAAAATTCTGTCAACAATAAAATACGAAAATATGCGGTCTTAGGCTTGATGTTATTGATGTTCTTAATTTTGATACTGATCGTTTACTACAACAGACAATCACAGCGATATGAGAAAGAACTCAAAATTGCCTACGAAGAAATTAATAAAAACCTTAATTTTAAGAATAAAATTTTGGGAATGTTAAGTCATGAAATACGTTCTCCTTTAAAAATTATCAATATTTTCATCGATAGAATTAGCAAAAAAACAAATGATGATACGATTGCAGATTATTTGAAATCGATAAAATTTACGAATAATTCATTATTAATTCAGGCCAACCAAATTCTGGAATACACCAAAAATCAGGAAAAACAAGTTGAATTAAAACCTATCGAATTTAACCTTCGAAATGAAATAGAAGCCATACTTCATGCATTTCAACCTTATATAGAATCGAAAAATAATATTTTTAAAGCGAAAAATGGCATTAATCCTGAAACAACTGTTCTCGCTGATAATATTAAAATTCATCAGGTTTTCATCAATATTTTAGGTAACGCCAATAAGTTTACAGAAAATGGTGAAATTAAAGTAAATATTGAAACTTCCTCTATTGATGAAAAACGACTGAGACTCAATGTCAAGGTTTCCGATACTGGAGCAGGTATTTCAAAATCGGATATTAAAAAAATATTTGAACCTTATTTTCAAGGTGTGATTTCTGATGAAATTGATAATCTGGGAGCAGGTTTAGGTTTAAATTTATGCAAAGAAATCATCGATCTTTTCCAGGGAAATATTTCTGCAGAAAGCACGTTGGGAAAAGGAACAACTGTATCTTTCGCCATTAATCTGAATATCGTAAAATGAACAAATCCGAAAATAAACCAATAAAAATTTTACTAGGAGATGATCACCATATCGTGCGACAAGGTATTCATTTTGTTATCGAAGATATCGTGGCAGATGCGGAAATCATTCATGCAGCCAGTTTGGAACAGATTCTTGATCAAATAAAATCTAATCCTGTAGAGTTCGCTTTTTTAGATGCGCAGTTTCCCGATGGTAATTCTCTTTCTATTGTGGCGGAAATTAAGCGGTTGCAACCTGAGATCAAAATTTTAATTTTCACCAGTTTCGAGGAAGAAAACTATTCTTTAAAGTTTATTAAAGAAGGTGCTGATGGCTTTCTGAGTAAGATGAGCGAAGAAGCTGAGATCCAAAATGCAATACGCGAAATAATTGAAAATGGAACATATTTGCCGCCTTTTACCCAAAAAATGCTGCAATTCTCCGATGAGCATATTGCACTCTTAAATCCTTTGAATCAACTGACAGAAAGAGAATTAGAAATTGCTATGATGTACGCCAAAGGTTACGGTAATCTGGAAATTGCAAATAGTTTAGCGCTTCGTCAAAATACGATCAGCACGTTTAAAAAAAGAATTTTTGATAAACTGAAAATAACCACATTAGTTGAGTTAATAGACTTAATTAGAATCCATCATGATATCTAAATCTTTGTTCCGTAGATAAATATCTACACGACCATCGACAAACATCGACTCCTATTTTCCTATAAAAAAATTCCTTTCCCTTTACTTTGTATTTGACTTTAACAACAACTATAAAGTTTAGGAAAATGAATAAAACTCGTGTACATAAAAAAGAATCTTTAGGTGTCAAAATAGAACGCGCCCTCTCAAAAATTAAAGCATTGACCAAAAAAGAATTTGGTGTTTTAATTTTAGTACAAATACTCATGTTTACTGCTATTTATGCCGTCAACAATTTTCATCCTTATTTTGAAGAACTTCATTTCGTAAGAATGCAAACCCTTTCGGGACGTATTTTAATTTTCTCTTTGTTGACGATCTTAGTATTTCAGATTTCGTTTCTACTTTACATTGCCTATTTATTTTTCAAATATAAAGCGATACCGTCCGTAACTGATGAAGAGCTTCCAAGCTGTACTATAATTGTACCTGCGTACAATGAAGGAAAACTGGTTTATGAAACACTCTTAAGTATTGCTGCCAGTGATTTCCCGATGCATAAAATGGAAGTTATTGCAGTAGACGATGGTAGTAAAGATGATACTTGGTATTGGATTAATAAAGCAAATGCAGATTTAGAAAATACGATAACTGTTTATAAACAACCTGTAAATAAGGGAAAAAGACATGCTTTACACATCGGATTTACCACAGGAACGGGTGACGTTTTCATCTCAATAGATAGCGATTCTGTAGTAGAAAAAAATACGATCACAAATTTAATTAGCCCTTTTGCGGTAAATAAAAACTGTGGTGCAGTAGCAGGAAACGTGAAGGTTTTAAACAAAAATCAAGGCATGATTCCAAGAATGCTCAACGTGAGTTTTGTATTTAGTTTTGAATTTATGCGTGCTGCCCAAAGTTCTTTAGGATTTGTATTATGTACGCCAGGCGCTTTATCTGCTTACCGCAGAGAAGCAGTTTTACACAGCTTGAAAGATTGGATTGATCAGAAGTTTTTAGGTCGTGCTGCGACGATAGGGGAAGATCGTGCGATGACTAATTTAATTTTGAAACAAGGTTATGATGTTCAATTTCAAAGAAATGCGAATGTTTTAACAAATACGCCAACGTCATTTAAGACATTACACAAAATGTTTACAAGATGGGGAAGAAGTAATGTGCGGGAAACCTTAATGATGAACCGTTTTGTTTTCAGTGATTTCAGAAAGAAGAACAAGACTGGTGCAAGGTTTATTTTTATTAATCAATGGGTAAATTTGATCGCCGCGTTCCCTTTGATGATACTGATGTTCTACTTTTTAATGACCCATCCACTTTTATATCTAAGTTCAGCATTGACGGCGACTTTTATTTTTGCCAGTATTCAGATGTTATTTTTCAGTAGAAAATATAATTTTGTAGATGCGCTTTGGGCCTATCCTTACAGTGTATTTTACTTATTTGGACTTTTTTGGATTTTTCCCTTTTCAATTGCTACCGTTAAAAATGGAGGTTGGTTGACAAGATAATTTTCAATTTAGAGATAAGAAATAAAGAGCTCCTTTTAATATAACATTATTAAAGGGAGCTTTTTTTGAATATTTTAAGACAGCTAGTAATAAAGAGAATTCCCGCCGCAACCAAAGCTGCTAAATAAATCTCGTGACTTACTTCTTTATTCGCCATTGCAATAGCAACTAAAGCCCAAACTGCAACGAAAGCGAAAATAGGAGCGTTCTTTTTCCAAGTCATAAAAAGGTGAATAATGGAAGCGATGATAATTAGAATGATAGTCCAGATTACTTCTGAAAGTCCAAATCTGCTCCATTCAATTTTTGTTAACCAAGCTGCTACAGCTGCGATTAACGCAACACTTACCCAACCAGCATAAATTTGAAAAGGGAAATTAATAAACCATTTTTGTGCTGGACTTGAATTATATTTTAGAGCTTCCGTCAAAATAATTAGAAGAGAAATAAGGGAGACTGACAAAACAATAACTGATATTCCGGTGTAACCATAAAGCCACGTCAAAATCCAGGCGCAATTTGCGATACATGAAATCACAAACCACCAGCCGATTTTTTCTACAAATGGGTCTGCCTGATTTTTCGAAGAGTTGAATAAACTTCTGCCCGTATAAAAAACGAACCCAATTAAAAGTAAATAGATAAACCCCCAAATGGAAAAGGCATATCCTGCCGGCGTAAATAAATTGTGATATTGATTGGAAACGTTTGCAATCGTCTTCCCATTAAAAATTCCGGTATTGCTTAAATAATTAAAGATGATCGTGAATATCAAAAAGAAGCCGTTAGCAATTTGTAATATTTTTTTCATATTGTAAAAGTTTTATAATAAGATTCACGTAGTAAATAGGAGACTAAATTAAGAAATTTCAAATGTAATTTGTTTTTATGTTTTAATTAAAGAATCAACTTTAACTACTGACGATTTTCCCACCATTTTTCATAAACCTTTTCGTCATCCTCCCAATTTACTTTTTCGCCAATTTTCGGAGTGATCATTCGCAGGTTTTCTTTTTCATTAAACGCTGAAATCATTTCTAAAGGTTCTTTCCAATGATGTAATGCGAGAGCAAATTTTGAATTGTGAACAGGAATTATTCTTTTAGCTTTTAAGTTTTTAGCGGCTACTAAAAATTCGTCTGGCAGCATGTGAATGTAGCGCCAATCTTTATTGTATTGACCGTTTTCTAATATTGCTAAATCGAAACCGCCATATTGATTTCCGATCTTTTCAAAATGATCATCAAATCCAGAATCGCCACCAATATAAATTTTTCTTTGTGGAGTTTCAAAAACAAAACTCGCCCAAATTGCCTGATCTCTTTTAAGACCCCGTCCGGAAAAATGTCGCGCTGTTTCCGCATAAACTTTGAAACCGTTTCCTAAATCAAAATTTTCGCCCCAATCCAATTCAATGATTTTTGCGGGATCGTAGTTCCAATATTCTAAATGTTCGCCAGTTCCTAAACCAGTAATAACTTGCTTTACTTTTGGATTGAGTTTTTTTACCGTTTCATAATCCAGATGATCCCAATGATCGTGAGTGATGATTAGATAATCCAGCTCAGGAATGTCTTCTGTAGTATATAAATCTGATCCTTTAAAAGCTTTCGTGGTGAAAGTTACAGGTGAAGCATTTCCACTGAAAACGGGATCTACAAGAATTTTTTCACCATCAATCTGAAGAAAATAGGAGGAATGTCCCATCCAAACATAAATATTTTCACTTGGATCTAAATTCAATAAATCTGTCTTGGTAAAATTGAATTTCTGCTTTGGTATTAAATTTTTATTTTTAGTAAAAAGAAAATGGAATAATACTTTGGGCATTGATGTTTCTTCTGCAATTGGCGGTGTGAAATTAATATTATCAAATTTATCTTTCTTATAATGCGGTGATTTTAAAATCCGTTCCAAACGTTTTCCGGACGGAGCTTTTCCAAATGTTGGATGTTGCAAGAATAAGAATGTTGCTGCTATAATTAATAATATGAGAACTAAAACAAAAATCATGGAAGGAGTTTTTAAGGTCATAAAAATCGAAAAAAAGTAGACGTAAAATTAAAGTAATTATTTATCATGTTCCTGTTTCTATCAAAGAATTTCCATAGTTTTAAGTAGTGAAGTTAGTTGGTTTTAATACAGACTTAAACTATGAATTTAGTTTGTAAAAAAGTAGCCGTAAAAATATAAAACACGCTCGAAAGCGTGTTTTAATGAATAAATCATATTCTTCTAGAGTCTAGACTTCTCTTCTTCCAATTTTCTTTTTTCAACTTTTTTGTAAGTATACGCGCTCATCATGATGCTAAATTCATACAAAAGAAGAAGAGGAATAGCAGCCATCATCATACTTAAAACGTCTGCAGGAGTTATAATTGCAGCAACAACCATTATCAGAACAATCGCATGACGGCGATATTTACGCATGAATGCAGGAGTTAAGATTCCAATTGATGTTGTAAAATACACGACGATAGGAAATAAGAACACGAGCCCCATTCCCAAAACGATCTGCATAAATAAGGTGGTGTAATCACTCAAGTCAAAAAGTTGAGTAATCGAGTCAGAGACTTTGAAAAGTAAACCGAAATTAATCGCAAAAGGCAGAATCAGAAAGTAACCGCACATTATTCCGATTGCAAATAATATCCAAACGAAATTAATGAGAAAAACAGAGTTCTTACGCTCTTTGGGATGTAAAGCGGGAGAAATGAATCGCCATAATTCCCATACTAAATAAGGAAATGCTGCTACAATACCACCGAAGATCGAAACCGCCATCATCACATTAAACTGCTCAAAAAGCTTTTTCTGCTGAACCGCAAAATGACCAGGAAGGGTAATACTGTCGTGTCCTAACAGTTCCCGTGAAAAATGGTTGACTACCCTAAAAGTATAAAAATCATTTCGGGTTGGGCCGAAGAAAATATGATCCATGATCCAATTTACATTAAACCCAACTATAATTGCACATATGACAATTGCGATCAATGAGCGAACCATGTGTGCCCTTAATTCACCGATGTGTCCCCAAAAAGACATTTCTTTACCTTCGCTCACGAAATTTTAATTTTATAAAATTGTTATTTTAATGTACCAGATTTTTCCAAGGCGAAATTAAATAATTATCCGTGAAAAATGGTGTAATTCGTTCTAAATTTGCTATTTAAAAATATAAGACTGTATATTAAATACCACAAACAATCATTTGTTAATTAATTCCTTCATCAAGTAAACGGTGAATGTCGATAATACCAAAATACTGACCATTTTCTGTCACAATTAATTGGCCAATATTCCTGGCTTTTAAGAGCTGCATTGCTTCCTTTGCCAGTGAATTTTTGTCAACACTCTTGGGATTTTTACTCATAATATCTTTCGCCGTAAACTTAGATAGATCTTGCTCACTCATTAACATCCTACGCAAATCACCGTCTGTAATTACTCCGGTAATCTTATCTTGATCGGTCACTACCGTAATCCCATGTTTTGAACTGCTTACAGAAATAATAATATCACGCAAACTAGCATTTTCTGACACTTGTGGTTTTTGAGCAGATAAGAACTGTTCTACTTTTGCTGTGAGATTTTTACCTAAACTTCCGCCGGGATGAAATTTTGCAAAATCGGTTTCCTTAAATCCATTGAGTTCCATTAAGCATACTGCCAAAGCGTCTCCTAAAGCCATTTGTACTGTTGTTGAACTTGTGGGAGCCAATTTGATCGGACAGGCTTCCTTTTCTACAAAAGTACTAAGTACTACATCTGAAAATTCCGCAAGTTTACTTTTTGAATTTCCCGTCATGGCAATAAGTGAAGAAGAATATTCCTTTAAATAAGGTAGAAGGGCAACGATTTCGGGTGAGTTTCCGGAATTTGAGATACAAAGAACGATATCTGTTTTTTGAATGACTCCCAAATCTCCGTGAATTGCTTCCGAAGCGTGAAGAAACTGAGCAGGAGTTCCGGTAGAATTAAGGGTTGCGACCATCTTATTTCCAACATGCGCAGATTTTCCAATCCCAACAATGATTAATTTACCTTTTGCAGAATTAATCAGTTCCAAAGCTTTCAGGAAATCTGAATCTAAACGAGATCGTAGTTTTTCCAGTTCGTCAATTTCGATTGATAGCGCATTTTTAGCAATTTGTAGAATTTGCGTTTTGTTCATTATATTTTTCTCTAAATTTGAAGCTGATGTTACTTTAAAAGGTTATTTTTACCAATGCATGTTTCAATTTCGGATTACATAATGCTATTCTTAACATCGTTTTCACCTATCCGAAACCTATAAATTAAACTTGGATCATTTTAAATCTAATTTTAATTTTTTAACTTTGAGTAATATGCAAATTTAGCAAACAAATTTAGATCGAATGTGATAATCTGAATTTTCGGCAGTATAAACTGATCATCAGCTACTGCTTCATTAAAATTACGCGATAAAATGAATACCATGCCCACCGATTTATCTAAAGAGCTTAAGAAATATTTCGGTTTTTCAAAATTTAAAGGTCATCAGGAGGAGATCATAAAAACTCTTTTTCAAGGCAATGACGTTTTTGTGCTTATGCCCACTGGTGGTGGGAAATCGCTTTGCTATCAACTTCCTGCCTTAATATCG comes from the Chryseobacterium sp. SNU WT5 genome and includes:
- a CDS encoding MBL fold metallo-hydrolase, translated to MIFVLVLILLIIAATFLFLQHPTFGKAPSGKRLERILKSPHYKKDKFDNINFTPPIAEETSMPKVLFHFLFTKNKNLIPKQKFNFTKTDLLNLDPSENIYVWMGHSSYFLQIDGEKILVDPVFSGNASPVTFTTKAFKGSDLYTTEDIPELDYLIITHDHWDHLDYETVKKLNPKVKQVITGLGTGEHLEYWNYDPAKIIELDWGENFDLGNGFKVYAETARHFSGRGLKRDQAIWASFVFETPQRKIYIGGDSGFDDHFEKIGNQYGGFDLAILENGQYNKDWRYIHMLPDEFLVAAKNLKAKRIIPVHNSKFALALHHWKEPLEMISAFNEKENLRMITPKIGEKVNWEDDEKVYEKWWENRQ
- the tatC gene encoding twin-arginine translocase subunit TatC, with the protein product MSEGKEMSFWGHIGELRAHMVRSLIAIVICAIIVGFNVNWIMDHIFFGPTRNDFYTFRVVNHFSRELLGHDSITLPGHFAVQQKKLFEQFNVMMAVSIFGGIVAAFPYLVWELWRFISPALHPKERKNSVFLINFVWILFAIGIMCGYFLILPFAINFGLLFKVSDSITQLFDLSDYTTLFMQIVLGMGLVFLFPIVVYFTTSIGILTPAFMRKYRRHAIVLIMVVAAIITPADVLSMMMAAIPLLLLYEFSIMMSAYTYKKVEKRKLEEEKSRL
- a CDS encoding SIS domain-containing protein yields the protein MNKTQILQIAKNALSIEIDELEKLRSRLDSDFLKALELINSAKGKLIIVGIGKSAHVGNKMVATLNSTGTPAQFLHASEAIHGDLGVIQKTDIVLCISNSGNSPEIVALLPYLKEYSSSLIAMTGNSKSKLAEFSDVVLSTFVEKEACPIKLAPTSSTTVQMALGDALAVCLMELNGFKETDFAKFHPGGSLGKNLTAKVEQFLSAQKPQVSENASLRDIIISVSSSKHGITVVTDQDKITGVITDGDLRRMLMSEQDLSKFTAKDIMSKNPKSVDKNSLAKEAMQLLKARNIGQLIVTENGQYFGIIDIHRLLDEGIN